In Massilia forsythiae, one DNA window encodes the following:
- a CDS encoding IS3 family transposase (programmed frameshift), with translation MFKYLDEFKHKVVLEYFSGTMGFRRLSAHHEVNIGSVKRWVAAYRLHGMEGISRKVTRYDAQFKLSALQYMWDNGLSMKQTAAIFNVRNPTSIGIWESRYSSGGLEALAKPHNHARQMKAPTKKPAAKPDAERTLDEVLKENEYLRMEVEVLKKLQALAQAQKAARAQKAQVMHELRQKYPIVTLLKIVNLPKSNFYYWDKARQRPDRHEGIKQLIKMTFDAHKGRYGYRRVASALVQAGKKIHANTVQRLMQAEGLKSSQRVKRYKSYKGQVGIVAPNVLKREFTAGEPNQKWVTDVTEFKVGQDKLYFSPIKDLFNGEIVAYSFDTRPVFTLVTSMLTKAQQKLGINEKPMLHSDQGWHYQMTQYRKMLSDAGMEQSMSNKGNCYDNASMESFFGILKSECFHNHKFASIDDLKKTIVDYVQYYNQDRIRIGLGGMSPVQYRLAHAKTA, from the exons ATGTTCAAGTATCTAGACGAATTCAAGCACAAGGTAGTGCTGGAGTACTTCAGCGGTACCATGGGTTTCCGCCGTTTGTCGGCGCATCACGAGGTAAATATTGGATCGGTCAAACGATGGGTAGCGGCTTATCGTTTGCATGGGATGGAAGGAATCAGCCGCAAGGTAACGCGCTATGATGCCCAGTTTAAGCTGTCGGCACTACAGTACATGTGGGACAATGGATTGTCGATGAAACAGACGGCAGCCATCTTCAATGTTCGCAACCCGACCAGTATTGGGATATGGGAGAGCCGCTATAGCAGCGGTGGCTTGGAGGCATTGGCCAAGCCGCACAATCACGCTCGCCAAATGAAAGCACCTACGAAAAAACCTGCCGCCAAACCTGATGCCGAACGTACGCTTGATGAGGTGCTCAAGGAAAACGAGTACTTGCGTATGGAGGTAGAGGTTCTAAAAAAGCTGCAAGCCTTAGCTCAAGCACAAA AAGCAGCCCGCGCCCAAAAAGCGCAGGTAATGCATGAATTAAGGCAAAAATACCCAATTGTTACCCTGCTCAAGATCGTCAATCTTCCCAAGAGCAATTTTTACTATTGGGACAAGGCCAGGCAAAGGCCAGATAGACACGAAGGCATCAAACAGCTTATCAAGATGACGTTTGATGCGCACAAAGGGCGTTACGGCTACCGCCGCGTAGCAAGCGCCTTGGTACAGGCAGGTAAAAAAATTCATGCCAATACCGTCCAACGGCTGATGCAGGCAGAAGGATTGAAGTCGTCACAACGAGTTAAACGATATAAATCGTATAAAGGTCAAGTAGGCATAGTCGCGCCAAATGTGCTCAAGCGGGAGTTTACTGCAGGCGAACCTAACCAGAAATGGGTCACTGACGTCACCGAGTTCAAAGTAGGGCAAGACAAGCTGTACTTCTCACCAATCAAGGATTTGTTTAACGGGGAAATCGTTGCGTATTCATTCGATACACGGCCAGTGTTCACCCTGGTAACTTCAATGCTCACGAAGGCACAGCAAAAGCTGGGCATCAATGAAAAACCAATGCTTCATTCGGACCAGGGCTGGCATTACCAGATGACTCAATACCGCAAGATGCTGAGCGACGCCGGCATGGAGCAAAGCATGTCCAACAAAGGTAACTGCTACGACAACGCGTCCATGGAAAGCTTCTTCGGCATCTTGAAGTCAGAGTGTTTCCACAATCACAAATTTGCCAGCATCGATGACCTAAAGAAGACCATCGTGGATTACGTGCAGTATTACAATCAAGACCGGATCAGGATCGGCCTTGGCGGCATGAGTCCTGTTCAATATAGACTAGCACACGCCAAGACCGCATAA
- a CDS encoding NAD(P)H-dependent flavin oxidoreductase, which yields MALPTVLQDLSLPVIAAPMFIASGPALVAAQCKAGIVGAFPALNARPAEQLDVWLTDLQRELADFQAAHPERKVGPIAVNQIVHQSNDRLAHDVEVCVKHRVPVIISSLRAPPKEMLDAVHAYGGIVLHDVVSIRHAEKALEAGVDGLILVAAGAGGHAGALSPFALVGEVRKFFDGPVALSGAIASGDAILAAQAMGADFAYVGSRWLATRESNVSDAYRDAIVASSAADVVYTNLFTGVHGNYLKKSIVAAGLDPDNLPVSDKSKMSFGSGSAKAWRDIWGAGQGVGLMEDVPAVEEMVLRLKAQYDAARERLGIKG from the coding sequence ATGGCGCTGCCCACTGTCCTGCAAGACCTGTCCTTACCCGTCATCGCCGCGCCGATGTTCATCGCCAGCGGTCCCGCGCTGGTGGCCGCGCAGTGCAAGGCGGGCATCGTCGGCGCGTTCCCGGCGCTGAACGCGCGCCCGGCCGAGCAGCTGGACGTGTGGCTGACCGACCTGCAGCGCGAGCTCGCCGATTTCCAGGCGGCGCACCCCGAGCGCAAGGTCGGGCCGATCGCCGTCAACCAGATCGTGCATCAGTCGAACGACCGCCTGGCGCACGACGTCGAGGTCTGCGTGAAACACCGGGTGCCGGTCATCATTTCCTCGCTGCGCGCGCCGCCGAAGGAAATGCTGGATGCGGTGCACGCCTACGGCGGCATCGTGCTGCACGACGTGGTCTCGATCCGCCATGCCGAAAAGGCGCTGGAAGCGGGCGTGGACGGCTTGATCCTGGTGGCGGCCGGGGCCGGCGGGCATGCGGGCGCACTGTCGCCGTTCGCGCTGGTGGGAGAAGTGCGCAAGTTCTTCGACGGCCCGGTCGCGCTGTCCGGCGCCATCGCCAGCGGCGACGCCATCCTGGCGGCGCAGGCGATGGGCGCCGACTTCGCGTACGTCGGCTCGCGCTGGCTGGCCACGCGCGAATCGAACGTCAGCGACGCCTACCGCGACGCCATCGTCGCGTCGAGCGCGGCCGACGTGGTGTACACCAACCTGTTCACGGGCGTGCACGGCAACTACCTGAAGAAATCGATCGTGGCGGCCGGCCTGGATCCGGACAACCTGCCGGTGTCGGACAAGAGCAAGATGAGTTTTGGGTCCGGCAGCGCCAAGGCCTGGCGCGATATCTGGGGCGCCGGGCAGGGCGTCGGCCTGATGGAGGACGTGCCGGCGGTGGAAGAAATGGTACTGCGCCTGAAGGCGCAGTACGATGCGGCGCGTGAGCGGCTGGGAATCAAGGGTTGA
- a CDS encoding DUF1289 domain-containing protein: protein MKPEQQTPVPSPCVSLCKMSPDTGLCEGCMRTIDEIMAWSQADDDYKRAVWAAIRRREQAIDFG, encoded by the coding sequence ATGAAGCCGGAACAACAAACCCCCGTTCCTTCTCCCTGCGTCAGCCTTTGCAAGATGTCGCCCGATACCGGCCTGTGCGAAGGCTGCATGCGCACCATCGACGAGATCATGGCCTGGAGCCAGGCCGACGACGACTATAAACGCGCGGTGTGGGCCGCCATCCGCCGGCGCGAGCAGGCGATCGATTTCGGTTGA
- a CDS encoding extracellular catalytic domain type 1 short-chain-length polyhydroxyalkanoate depolymerase, giving the protein MLADLGRLGQLGANPFVFPAFGAAPSLPGHFIDAAYANDAGSRDYKLYVPSGHAGQPAPLLVMLHGCAQSADDFAIGTGMNALAEECGCLVAYPAQSQHANASRCWNWFNAVDQQHGQGEPSIIAGLTRDVMARYAVDPRRVYVAGLSAGGAMAAIMGTLYPELYAAVGVHSGLPFAAAHDLPSAFAAMKGEFQRRQAPGRAVPIIVFHGDRDTTVHPANGDELMQRRRRHPLEATVIEPGQVPDGHAYTRTVHHRPDGSIHAEHWLVHGSGHAWSGGDARGSYTDIKGPSASQEMMRFFRTAR; this is encoded by the coding sequence ATGCTGGCCGATCTCGGCCGCCTCGGCCAGCTCGGCGCCAATCCCTTCGTATTCCCTGCTTTCGGCGCCGCCCCCAGCCTGCCCGGCCATTTCATCGACGCCGCCTACGCCAACGATGCCGGCAGCCGCGACTACAAACTGTACGTGCCGAGCGGCCATGCCGGCCAGCCGGCGCCGCTGCTGGTGATGCTGCACGGCTGCGCCCAGAGCGCCGACGATTTCGCCATCGGCACCGGCATGAACGCGCTGGCCGAGGAGTGCGGCTGCCTGGTCGCCTATCCGGCCCAGTCGCAGCACGCCAACGCTTCGCGTTGCTGGAACTGGTTCAATGCGGTTGACCAGCAGCACGGCCAGGGCGAACCGTCGATCATCGCCGGCCTCACGCGCGATGTCATGGCACGCTATGCCGTCGACCCGCGCCGGGTCTACGTGGCCGGCTTGTCGGCGGGCGGCGCGATGGCCGCCATCATGGGCACGCTGTATCCGGAACTGTACGCGGCGGTGGGCGTGCACTCCGGCCTGCCGTTCGCCGCCGCGCACGACCTGCCCTCCGCCTTCGCCGCGATGAAGGGAGAATTCCAGCGCCGGCAAGCGCCCGGACGCGCCGTGCCCATCATCGTGTTCCACGGCGACCGCGACACCACCGTGCACCCGGCCAACGGCGACGAATTGATGCAGCGGCGCCGCCGCCATCCGCTGGAGGCGACCGTGATCGAGCCGGGCCAGGTGCCGGACGGCCACGCCTACACGCGCACCGTGCACCACCGCCCCGACGGCAGCATCCATGCCGAGCACTGGCTGGTGCACGGTTCCGGCCACGCCTGGTCGGGCGGCGATGCGCGCGGCAGCTACACCGATATCAAGGGACCCAGCGCCAGCCAGGAAATGATGCGCTTCTTCCGCACCGCGCGTTGA
- a CDS encoding cysteine-rich CWC family protein, whose product MSTCTRCGAHFSCAVADGDSGPCWCMALPPLAALPPAPAAGGAVAPGCWCPSCLARHIAQQAAAAPRAS is encoded by the coding sequence ATGAGCACCTGCACGCGTTGCGGCGCCCACTTTAGCTGCGCCGTGGCCGACGGCGATAGCGGCCCGTGCTGGTGCATGGCGCTGCCGCCGCTGGCCGCGCTGCCGCCCGCGCCGGCCGCGGGCGGCGCGGTGGCGCCGGGCTGCTGGTGCCCGTCCTGCCTGGCCCGGCATATCGCGCAGCAGGCCGCCGCCGCGCCGCGCGCGTCCTGA